Proteins encoded together in one Sinorhizobium meliloti window:
- a CDS encoding carnitine 3-dehydrogenase encodes MTTITRAACIGGGVIGGAWAARFALAGIDVNIFDPHPEAERIIGEVMANAERAYGMLTMAPLPPRGKFTFCKSIQEAVEDVDWIQESVPERLPLKRGVINEIDAAARPDALIGSSTSGLLPSDLQAEMKHPERMFVAHPYNPVYLLPLVELVGGKKTSPETIRRAEEAVAEIGMKGVVIAKEIEAFVGDRLLEALWREALWLIQDDICDTETLDDVMRYSFGMRWAQMGLFETYRIAGGEAGMRHFLAQFGPCLKWPWTKFTDVVDLDDALVEKIGAQSDAQAAGRSIRELERIRDENLVGIMHALKAGDGGKGWGAGKLLADFEKRLWEKGGSPSKSMDASGPLRLVDTRVNAAWVDYNGHMTEHRYLQLFGDTSDALLKLIGVDFAYVEAGHSYYTVETHIRHLGEAKLGQALYTTLQLLSSDEKRIHFFTRIHDAASGDVIATAEQMMLHVDAKAGKSVPAPAEVMAKLKPIAEGHAKLDAPEGAGRHVGQRR; translated from the coding sequence ATGACCACAATCACCAGGGCCGCCTGTATCGGCGGCGGCGTCATCGGCGGGGCCTGGGCTGCGCGTTTTGCGCTTGCAGGAATAGACGTCAACATCTTCGACCCGCATCCGGAAGCCGAGCGCATCATCGGCGAGGTCATGGCCAACGCGGAACGCGCCTATGGCATGCTGACCATGGCGCCGCTTCCGCCGCGCGGCAAATTCACCTTCTGCAAGAGCATTCAGGAAGCAGTCGAGGACGTTGACTGGATTCAGGAAAGCGTGCCCGAACGGTTGCCGTTGAAGCGCGGCGTCATCAACGAGATCGATGCGGCCGCCCGGCCCGACGCCCTCATCGGCTCCTCCACTTCGGGTCTGCTCCCGTCCGACCTGCAGGCCGAGATGAAACACCCCGAACGCATGTTCGTGGCCCATCCCTACAACCCGGTCTACCTGCTGCCGCTGGTGGAGCTCGTCGGCGGCAAGAAGACGTCGCCGGAAACGATCAGGCGCGCCGAGGAAGCGGTCGCCGAGATCGGCATGAAGGGCGTCGTCATCGCCAAGGAGATAGAGGCCTTCGTCGGCGACCGCCTGCTCGAGGCGCTCTGGCGCGAAGCACTCTGGCTGATCCAGGACGACATCTGCGATACCGAGACGCTCGACGACGTCATGCGCTATTCCTTCGGCATGCGCTGGGCACAGATGGGTCTCTTCGAGACTTATCGCATCGCCGGTGGCGAAGCGGGCATGCGCCATTTCCTCGCCCAGTTCGGCCCCTGCCTCAAATGGCCCTGGACGAAATTCACCGACGTGGTCGATCTCGACGACGCGCTCGTCGAGAAGATCGGGGCCCAATCGGACGCGCAGGCAGCCGGTCGCTCCATCCGCGAACTCGAACGCATCCGCGACGAAAACCTCGTCGGCATCATGCATGCCTTGAAGGCCGGCGACGGCGGCAAAGGCTGGGGTGCCGGCAAGCTGCTCGCCGATTTCGAGAAGCGGCTTTGGGAAAAGGGCGGCAGTCCGTCGAAGAGCATGGACGCGTCCGGGCCGCTGCGTCTGGTCGATACCAGGGTCAACGCCGCCTGGGTCGACTACAACGGCCACATGACAGAGCATCGATACTTACAGCTCTTCGGCGACACCTCGGACGCACTGCTCAAGTTGATCGGCGTCGACTTCGCCTATGTCGAGGCCGGCCACAGCTATTACACGGTCGAGACCCACATCCGCCATCTCGGCGAAGCCAAGCTGGGACAGGCGCTCTATACGACGCTGCAGCTTCTTTCGTCGGACGAGAAGCGCATTCACTTCTTCACGCGCATTCACGATGCGGCGTCGGGCGACGTCATCGCCACCGCCGAACAGATGATGCTGCATGTCGACGCCAAGGCCGGCAAGTCCGTGCCGGCACCGGCGGAGGTGATGGCCAAGCTGAAGCCGATCGCGGAAGGTCATGCGAAGCTGGACGCGCCCGAGGGCGCGGGACGGCATGTGGGGCAGAGACGGTGA
- a CDS encoding acyl-CoA dehydrogenase family protein produces the protein MNFALTEEQQMIVDTVRTFVETEIYPHENEVERTGVVPRELGLEIARKCKELGFFACNFPEEVGGAGLDHLTFTLVERELGRGSMGLTVFFGRPSGILMACNEDQRERYLLPAVRGDKFDALAMTEPDAGSDVRGMKCFARQDGDDWIVNGTKHFISHADIADFVIVFVATGEEQTPRGPKKKITCFLVDRGTPGFEIREGYNSVSHRGYKNCILTFDDCRLPSAQILGEAHKGFDIANDWLYATRLTVAATSVGRARRAFDYALSYAAERKQFGKPIGANQGVSFKLADMITEIDAADLLTLSAAWRLDQGLPSNREIASAKVYATEMLARVTDEAIQIYGGMGLMDDLPLARFWRDARVERIWDGTSEIQRHIISRDLLRPLGA, from the coding sequence ATGAATTTCGCACTGACCGAAGAACAGCAGATGATCGTCGACACGGTCCGCACCTTCGTCGAGACCGAGATCTATCCGCATGAGAACGAGGTCGAGCGGACCGGAGTGGTGCCGCGCGAACTCGGGCTGGAAATCGCCCGCAAATGCAAGGAACTCGGCTTCTTCGCCTGCAACTTCCCGGAAGAGGTCGGCGGCGCCGGCCTCGACCATCTGACCTTCACTCTGGTCGAGCGCGAGCTCGGCCGCGGATCCATGGGCCTCACCGTCTTTTTCGGGCGGCCGTCCGGCATCCTGATGGCCTGCAACGAGGATCAGCGAGAGCGATACCTGCTCCCAGCCGTCCGCGGCGACAAGTTCGACGCGCTCGCCATGACCGAACCGGATGCCGGCTCGGACGTGCGCGGCATGAAATGCTTCGCACGGCAGGACGGCGACGACTGGATCGTCAACGGGACGAAGCACTTCATCAGCCATGCCGACATTGCCGATTTCGTCATCGTCTTCGTCGCCACCGGCGAGGAGCAGACGCCGCGCGGACCGAAGAAGAAGATCACCTGTTTCCTGGTCGATCGCGGCACCCCCGGCTTCGAAATCCGCGAGGGCTACAATTCCGTCTCGCATCGCGGCTACAAGAACTGCATCCTGACTTTCGACGACTGCCGGCTGCCTTCCGCCCAGATCCTCGGCGAGGCCCATAAAGGCTTCGATATTGCCAACGACTGGCTCTACGCCACGCGCCTGACCGTGGCGGCCACCTCCGTCGGCCGCGCCCGTCGCGCCTTCGATTACGCACTCTCCTACGCGGCCGAGCGCAAGCAGTTCGGCAAGCCGATCGGCGCCAATCAGGGAGTCTCCTTCAAGCTTGCCGACATGATCACCGAGATCGACGCGGCCGACCTCCTGACACTCTCGGCCGCCTGGCGGCTCGACCAGGGCCTGCCGTCCAACCGCGAGATCGCTTCGGCCAAGGTCTATGCCACCGAAATGCTCGCCCGCGTCACAGACGAGGCGATCCAGATCTACGGCGGCATGGGACTCATGGACGACCTGCCGCTCGCCCGCTTCTGGCGCGACGCCCGCGTCGAGCGCATCTGGGATGGGACGTCCGAGATCCAGCGACACATCATCAGCCGCGATCTGCTCCGGCCGCTGGGGGCTTGA
- a CDS encoding acetate--CoA ligase family protein, with amino-acid sequence MTSTPRSLDRLIRPRSIAVFGGKEARRVIEQCDKMGFAGDIWPVHPREEEILGRRCYRSVSDLPEAPDASFVGVNRALTIEIIRDLAARGAGGAVCYASGFREAANELADGNDLQEALVAAAGDMPIVGPNCYGFINMLDGALLWPDQHGMLRVERGVAILTQSSNIACNISMQKRGLPLAYVMTAGNQAQTGLSDIACAVLEDPRVTAVGLHIEGFDSIEALERLAARARELGKPVVTLKVGKSEAAQLATVSHTASLAGNDRVSSALLARLGIGRVDTLPELLETLKLLHLHGPLPSADISSMSCSGGEASLMADAGVRRKVNFRALREEQRQPLRESLGEMVTIANPLDYHTFVWGNREKQTAAFTAMMRGGYALNLIVLDFPRLDRCDAADWVTTCEAIIDATKATGAVAGIVASLGENMPEETALSLVSAGVVPFFGIDEALAAIETAAAIGAIWAKPAAPPLLRSRPEGGEIVTLSEAEAKAELAAAGVIVPGGRSAATVEEAAAAAEALGFPVVLKGLGVAHKTEAGAVKVNLTSRQEVITAARGMAAVASGYLVEKMIARPVAELIVGAMRDAVAGPVLTIGAGGILVELLEDSAILTLPVTEEMIRDAIAGLKIGKLLDGYRGNPKGDIAALTGTVAAAASYVVANASKLEELDINPIMVLPDGHGAVAADALIRRRK; translated from the coding sequence ATGACCTCCACTCCCCGCTCCCTCGACCGTCTCATCCGCCCACGCTCCATCGCCGTCTTCGGCGGCAAGGAGGCGCGCCGCGTCATCGAACAATGCGACAAGATGGGCTTTGCCGGCGACATCTGGCCGGTCCACCCGCGCGAAGAAGAAATCCTCGGCCGCCGCTGCTACCGCTCGGTGTCCGACCTGCCGGAGGCGCCGGATGCCTCCTTCGTCGGGGTCAACCGCGCGCTCACGATCGAGATCATCCGCGATCTCGCCGCGCGCGGCGCCGGGGGTGCCGTCTGCTACGCTTCCGGTTTCCGCGAGGCGGCAAACGAGCTTGCCGATGGCAACGACCTGCAGGAGGCGCTCGTCGCGGCGGCCGGCGACATGCCGATCGTCGGGCCCAACTGCTACGGCTTCATCAACATGCTGGACGGCGCGCTGCTCTGGCCCGACCAGCACGGCATGCTTCGGGTCGAACGCGGCGTCGCGATCCTCACGCAATCTTCCAACATCGCCTGCAACATCTCCATGCAGAAGCGCGGGCTGCCGCTGGCCTATGTCATGACGGCCGGCAACCAGGCGCAGACGGGCCTTTCCGACATCGCCTGCGCCGTGCTCGAGGATCCGCGCGTCACCGCCGTCGGTCTCCATATCGAAGGCTTCGACAGCATCGAGGCTTTGGAAAGGCTTGCCGCCCGCGCACGCGAGCTGGGCAAACCCGTGGTCACGCTGAAGGTCGGAAAATCGGAAGCAGCCCAGCTTGCAACCGTCTCCCATACCGCCTCGCTAGCCGGCAACGACCGGGTCTCCTCGGCCCTGCTCGCCCGCCTCGGCATCGGCCGCGTCGATACGCTGCCCGAGTTGCTCGAAACCCTGAAGCTGCTGCATCTTCATGGGCCGCTGCCCAGCGCCGATATCTCCTCGATGAGCTGTTCGGGCGGCGAGGCATCGCTGATGGCGGATGCCGGCGTCCGGCGCAAAGTCAATTTCCGGGCACTCAGGGAGGAACAGCGCCAGCCGCTGCGCGAAAGCCTCGGCGAAATGGTGACGATCGCCAATCCGCTCGACTACCACACCTTCGTCTGGGGAAATCGCGAGAAGCAGACGGCCGCCTTCACGGCCATGATGCGCGGCGGCTATGCCCTCAACCTGATCGTGCTCGATTTCCCGCGGCTCGACCGATGCGACGCGGCCGACTGGGTCACGACCTGTGAGGCGATCATCGATGCGACGAAGGCTACCGGTGCGGTCGCCGGTATCGTTGCGAGCCTCGGCGAGAACATGCCCGAGGAAACCGCTCTCTCGCTGGTGTCGGCGGGCGTCGTGCCCTTCTTCGGCATCGACGAGGCGCTCGCCGCCATCGAGACCGCCGCTGCGATCGGCGCGATCTGGGCAAAGCCCGCAGCACCTCCCCTCCTCCGCTCGCGCCCTGAGGGAGGCGAGATCGTCACCCTGAGCGAAGCCGAAGCGAAGGCTGAGCTCGCGGCAGCGGGCGTCATCGTTCCCGGTGGCAGGAGCGCCGCGACAGTCGAGGAAGCCGCAGCGGCGGCCGAGGCCCTCGGCTTCCCCGTGGTCCTCAAGGGCCTCGGCGTGGCGCACAAGACCGAAGCCGGTGCGGTCAAGGTCAATCTGACAAGCCGTCAGGAGGTCATCACGGCGGCGCGAGGCATGGCTGCGGTCGCCTCCGGTTACCTCGTCGAGAAGATGATCGCCAGGCCTGTGGCGGAGCTGATCGTCGGGGCGATGCGCGACGCGGTCGCAGGTCCGGTGCTGACGATCGGCGCGGGCGGAATTCTCGTCGAATTGCTGGAGGATTCCGCGATCCTCACGCTGCCGGTCACCGAGGAGATGATCCGCGATGCGATTGCGGGCCTGAAGATCGGCAAGCTGCTCGACGGCTATCGCGGCAATCCCAAGGGCGATATCGCCGCCTTGACAGGAACTGTCGCTGCCGCGGCATCCTATGTCGTTGCAAACGCTTCCAAACTCGAAGAACTCGATATCAATCCTATAATGGTGCTGCCGGACGGCCACGGAGCCGTTGCCGCCGACGCCCTGATCCGCCGGAGGAAATGA
- a CDS encoding carnitinyl-CoA dehydratase — protein sequence MTGPILTRREGGILEVTIDRPKANAIDLKTSRVMGEIFRDFRDDPELRVAIITGAGEKFFCPGWDLKAAAEGDPVDGDYGVGGFGGMQELRDLNKPIIAAVNGICCGGGLEIALSTDIILAAEHASFALPEIRSGTLADAASIKLPKRIPYHIAMDMLLTGRWLDVVEANRWGFVNEILPAGRLMDRAWELARLLESGPPLVYAAIKEVVRDAEGRDFQTTMNKVTRRQFRTVDVLYSSEDQLEGARAFAEKRDPVWKGR from the coding sequence ATGACCGGACCGATCCTTACGCGCCGCGAAGGCGGCATTCTCGAAGTCACGATCGACCGGCCGAAGGCCAACGCCATCGACCTGAAGACCAGCCGCGTCATGGGCGAAATCTTCCGCGATTTCCGGGACGACCCGGAGCTCAGGGTCGCGATCATCACCGGCGCCGGCGAGAAATTCTTCTGCCCCGGCTGGGACCTGAAGGCGGCCGCGGAAGGCGATCCAGTCGATGGAGACTACGGCGTCGGCGGTTTCGGCGGGATGCAGGAGCTCCGCGACCTCAACAAGCCCATCATCGCGGCCGTCAACGGCATTTGTTGCGGTGGCGGCCTGGAGATCGCGCTTTCGACCGACATCATCCTCGCAGCCGAACATGCGAGTTTCGCACTCCCGGAAATCCGCTCGGGCACGCTCGCCGATGCCGCTTCGATCAAGCTGCCGAAGCGCATCCCCTACCATATCGCCATGGACATGCTGCTCACCGGCCGCTGGCTCGACGTGGTCGAAGCGAACCGCTGGGGCTTCGTCAACGAGATCCTGCCGGCCGGACGGCTGATGGACCGGGCCTGGGAACTGGCGCGCCTGCTCGAAAGCGGCCCGCCGCTCGTCTATGCCGCAATCAAGGAAGTGGTCCGCGATGCCGAGGGCCGGGACTTCCAGACGACCATGAACAAGGTCACTCGTCGCCAGTTCAGGACAGTCGATGTCCTCTATTCGAGCGAGGACCAGCTCGAGGGCGCCCGCGCCTTTGCGGAGAAGCGCGACCCGGTCTGGAAGGGACGCTGA
- a CDS encoding ABC transporter substrate-binding protein: protein MSDYKDYLARQVMLGKMNRREFLGRAAALGIAVSTANTLFASSAAAQEPKRGGHLKLGLEGAAATDSRDPAKALSQFMFVVGRNWGDMLVESHPTTGEPVPALAESWEPSADAATWTFTIRKGVKFHDGKELTIDDVIKTLQRHTDEKSESGALGVMKSIKEIKADGDKLVLTLTEGNADLPLLLTDYHLIIQPNGGTDNPDAMIGTGPYKVASFEPGVRATFERNADDWRTDRGYVDSVELIAMNDATARIAALSSGQVHFINRVDPKTVNLLKKAPTVEILNTSGRGHYVFIMHCNTAPFDNNDLRMALKYAMDRETLVQRILGGYGKVGNDFPINDTYALFPEGIEQRAYDPDKAAFHYKKSGHSGPVLLRTSDVAFPGAVDAAVLYQASAKKAGIEIEVKREPGDGYWSNVWNVQPFSTSYWGGRPTQDQMYSTAYLSTADWNDTRFKRPDFDKILLEARSELDEAKRKDMYRTMAMMVRDEGGLILPMFNDFVNAAGKTVKGYVHDIGNDMSNGYVATRVWLDA from the coding sequence ATGAGCGATTACAAAGACTATTTGGCACGTCAGGTCATGCTCGGCAAAATGAACCGGCGTGAATTTCTCGGACGCGCCGCCGCCCTCGGCATTGCCGTGTCTACGGCGAATACGCTCTTCGCGTCCAGCGCCGCGGCGCAGGAGCCGAAGCGCGGCGGTCACCTGAAGCTCGGCCTCGAAGGGGCAGCCGCCACCGATTCGCGGGATCCCGCAAAGGCGCTGTCGCAATTCATGTTCGTGGTCGGCCGGAACTGGGGCGACATGCTCGTCGAGAGCCACCCGACGACCGGCGAACCGGTGCCGGCGCTTGCAGAATCCTGGGAGCCCTCCGCCGACGCCGCCACCTGGACCTTCACCATCCGCAAAGGCGTCAAATTCCACGACGGCAAGGAACTGACGATCGACGACGTCATCAAGACCCTGCAGCGACACACGGACGAAAAGTCCGAGTCCGGCGCGCTCGGCGTGATGAAATCCATCAAGGAAATCAAGGCCGACGGCGACAAGCTCGTCTTGACGCTGACGGAGGGCAATGCGGACCTGCCGCTGCTGCTGACCGATTATCACCTCATCATCCAGCCGAACGGCGGCACGGACAATCCCGACGCGATGATCGGGACCGGCCCCTATAAGGTCGCAAGCTTCGAGCCGGGCGTACGGGCCACATTCGAAAGGAACGCCGACGACTGGCGCACCGACCGCGGCTATGTCGATTCCGTCGAACTGATCGCGATGAACGACGCGACGGCACGCATCGCGGCGCTGTCCTCCGGCCAGGTCCACTTCATCAACCGCGTCGACCCGAAGACGGTCAACCTGTTGAAGAAGGCGCCGACCGTCGAAATCCTCAACACGTCGGGCCGAGGACATTACGTCTTCATCATGCATTGCAACACGGCGCCGTTCGACAACAACGACCTGCGCATGGCGCTGAAATACGCGATGGATCGCGAGACGCTGGTACAGCGCATTCTTGGCGGCTACGGCAAGGTCGGCAACGACTTCCCGATCAACGACACCTATGCGCTCTTCCCCGAAGGCATCGAGCAACGCGCCTACGATCCGGACAAGGCGGCATTCCACTACAAGAAATCCGGCCATAGCGGTCCGGTGCTGCTGCGCACCTCGGACGTCGCTTTCCCGGGCGCGGTCGATGCCGCCGTCCTCTACCAGGCGAGCGCCAAGAAGGCGGGCATCGAGATCGAGGTCAAGCGCGAGCCGGGCGACGGCTATTGGTCCAACGTCTGGAACGTCCAACCCTTCTCGACATCCTATTGGGGCGGGCGTCCGACCCAGGATCAGATGTACTCCACCGCCTATCTCTCGACAGCCGACTGGAACGACACCCGCTTCAAGCGTCCGGACTTCGACAAGATCCTGCTCGAAGCGCGTTCCGAGCTGGATGAAGCGAAGCGCAAGGACATGTACCGCACCATGGCGATGATGGTGCGCGACGAAGGCGGCCTGATCCTGCCGATGTTCAACGACTTCGTGAACGCGGCCGGCAAAACGGTGAAGGGCTACGTCCACGACATCGGCAACGACATGTCGAACGGCTATGTCGCGACCAGGGTATGGCTGGACGCCTGA
- a CDS encoding ABC transporter permease gives MAGRLMMESGPITGPVVTDATAGETALRSPDLSGAPAKPDPAADELGGTFWRRFAFRRPLAALILQRLGLSVGLLFAVSLMIFGGIEALPGDFATTYLGQSATPQAVENIRKDLGLDRPWSERYLSWLGGAVQGDFGTSWASRNSVSEQIGNRLGNSLFLAFFAALVSVPLAVGLGMLAVQFRNRLPDKIINVISLAAISLPEFFIGYLLIMFFAVKWGVATFPATVYASMGFMDRLSAIALPVATLVLVVLAHMMRMTRAAILNVMSSAYVETAELKGLGTFRIIARHAAPNAVAPVINVIALNLAYLVVGVVVVEVVFVYPGMGQYMVDAVTVRDMPVVQACGLIFAAFYIFLNMAADILAILANPRLRHPR, from the coding sequence ATGGCTGGACGCCTGATGATGGAAAGCGGACCGATCACGGGTCCGGTCGTGACGGATGCGACCGCAGGCGAGACAGCCCTGCGGTCCCCCGATCTTTCCGGTGCCCCAGCCAAACCCGACCCGGCCGCCGACGAGCTCGGCGGCACGTTCTGGCGGCGCTTCGCCTTTCGCCGTCCTCTCGCGGCGCTGATCCTTCAGCGCCTGGGACTGAGCGTCGGCCTGCTCTTCGCCGTGTCGCTGATGATCTTCGGCGGCATCGAGGCGTTGCCAGGCGATTTCGCCACCACCTATCTCGGCCAGTCGGCGACGCCGCAGGCCGTCGAGAACATCCGCAAGGATCTCGGGCTCGACCGCCCCTGGAGCGAGCGCTATCTCAGCTGGCTCGGCGGCGCCGTGCAGGGTGATTTCGGCACGTCCTGGGCGAGCAGGAATTCCGTCAGCGAGCAGATCGGCAACCGCCTCGGCAACTCGCTCTTCCTGGCTTTCTTCGCGGCGCTCGTCTCCGTACCGCTGGCCGTGGGGCTAGGGATGCTCGCGGTGCAATTCCGCAACCGCCTGCCTGACAAGATCATCAACGTGATATCGCTTGCGGCGATCTCGCTGCCGGAGTTCTTCATCGGCTATCTGCTGATCATGTTCTTCGCCGTCAAATGGGGGGTCGCCACCTTCCCGGCCACCGTCTACGCCAGCATGGGCTTCATGGACCGCCTTTCGGCAATCGCACTTCCGGTCGCGACCCTCGTGCTCGTGGTCCTCGCCCACATGATGCGCATGACGCGCGCGGCCATCCTCAACGTCATGTCGTCGGCCTACGTGGAAACCGCCGAACTCAAGGGGCTCGGCACGTTCCGCATCATCGCGCGCCACGCCGCCCCCAATGCCGTGGCCCCGGTCATCAACGTCATAGCGCTAAACCTTGCCTATCTGGTCGTCGGCGTCGTCGTGGTCGAGGTCGTCTTCGTTTATCCCGGCATGGGGCAGTACATGGTGGATGCCGTGACGGTGCGCGACATGCCCGTCGTGCAGGCGTGCGGGCTGATCTTTGCGGCCTTCTACATCTTCCTCAACATGGCGGCCGACATTCTCGCCATTCTCGCCAATCCGAGACTGAGGCACCCGCGATGA
- a CDS encoding ABC transporter permease, whose translation MNLKSIPLSAWVGIIGIAIALLCALFAPVLAPFGEREVVGEIWLPAGGDFLLGTDNLGRDLLSRLIYGARTTIFVALAATVLSFALGMILSFTAAVTGGFVDQFFSRFNDLMMAVPTLIFALVVLAVLPQHLWILVLVMAVLDSTRVFRIGRAVALDVAVMEFVEAARLRGEGNVWIIFREILPNTLSPLLAEFGLRFAFSILFLSTLSFLGLGIQPPAADWGGMVKDNKDGIIFGISAALIPGGAIAALAICVNLVVDWLMKRTSSLKGGRGDA comes from the coding sequence ATGAACCTGAAATCCATTCCACTCAGTGCCTGGGTAGGCATCATCGGCATCGCGATCGCGCTTCTGTGCGCTCTCTTCGCGCCCGTTCTGGCGCCCTTCGGCGAGCGGGAAGTGGTCGGCGAGATCTGGCTCCCGGCCGGCGGCGATTTCCTGCTCGGCACGGACAATCTCGGCCGTGACCTGCTCTCGCGCCTGATCTACGGTGCCCGCACGACCATCTTCGTGGCGTTGGCGGCAACCGTGCTCTCCTTCGCTCTCGGCATGATCCTGAGCTTCACCGCAGCCGTCACCGGCGGCTTCGTCGATCAGTTCTTCTCCCGGTTCAACGATCTGATGATGGCGGTGCCGACGCTGATCTTCGCACTCGTCGTTCTCGCGGTGCTGCCGCAGCATCTGTGGATCCTGGTCCTCGTCATGGCCGTGCTCGACTCGACGCGCGTCTTCCGCATCGGCCGGGCCGTCGCCCTCGATGTCGCGGTGATGGAATTCGTCGAGGCTGCGCGGTTACGCGGCGAAGGCAATGTCTGGATCATCTTCCGGGAAATTCTGCCGAACACGCTGTCGCCGCTGCTCGCCGAGTTCGGTCTGCGCTTCGCCTTCTCGATCCTGTTCCTCTCCACCCTCTCCTTCCTCGGCCTTGGCATCCAGCCGCCGGCCGCCGACTGGGGCGGCATGGTCAAGGACAACAAGGATGGCATCATCTTCGGCATATCGGCCGCGCTCATCCCGGGCGGAGCGATCGCCGCCCTCGCCATCTGCGTCAATCTCGTCGTCGACTGGCTGATGAAGCGCACCTCGAGCCTGAAAGGAGGCCGCGGCGATGCCTGA